The sequence AAATATCTTTGTTAGCTCAAGATTAAAGCCTTGTTTGACACCGTCATTGTCCATAGAGGTTAACAATATCTCACCTGCTCCTCGCGACTCGACCTCTTTTGCCCAAGAAAAGGCATCTTTTTTGGTATCGATCCTACCACCATTTATAAAAATGCTATAACCATTTTCAATCTTTTTAGCATCGATCGCTACTACAACACATTGCGAGCCAAATTTCTTAGCTGCCTCATCAATCAAATTTGGATCTTGTATAGCTGATGAATTTAAGCTTACTTTATCGCAACCAGCATTTAAAAGGCGAGAGATATCATCGATCGTGCGTATACCTCCGCCAACTGTTAGTGGGATAAAAAGCTTACTTGCGACCTTTTTTACGACATCAACTATCGTATCACGCCCAAGATGAGAGGCAGTGATATCCAAAAAGCAAAGTTCATCAGCGCCCTCGTCATTGTATCTTTTAGCTATCTCGACAGGATCTCCAGCATCAACAAGCCCTACGAAATTTACGCCCTTTACGACTCTACCATCTTTTACGTCAAGGCATGGGATTATACGTTTTGCAAAATGATTCAAATCTATCCTTTATCTATTTTTCTAGCAGCTACCTCAAAATATGGAAGATTAGACCAATTTTCTCGGTTGCCAACTATATAAACAACCTCTTTTGCTCTTGTTAGTGCTACATTTAGTAAATTTGGTGTACTAGCGGCCCATGCTCTAGCACCTTTTGTGGCACCACCAAGAACAAAGATAACAACATCAGCTTCTTTGCCTTGCATGGTGTGAATGGTACCAGCCCCTTTTAAATTTTTACAAACATCTTTAAAAGGTGTTATTATTTTAACACTATCTTTTAGCTTGGCTAGCTTACCATCTAAAAGCTCTTTAACGATCATACCTTCGGCTTTATTATAATTACCTATCCATTCATCACTACTAACATCAATCCATTCTGTTTTGATATTAGGGTCACTAAGTTTACTTTCACTACTTCTGCCAAGTATCATCATATCATCATATGTTGTTTCGTTTGAAATTTTAAACATAGGGTTGGCGCACCTTCTATGAACGATAAGTGGCGAACCAACCCAAATGGACTTACCCTCTCCTTTTATATATGTACCAATATTTTGTACTTTATCGGCTCGAAGTTGAACTGATGATTTTAGTAGATTAAACTCATCCTTTGCATCACAGTAGCGTAAAATAGCATTATTTAAAGCTGGTGGCAATGTTACAACAGGCTCAAGTTGAAGTGGATCACCAACTACAACAGCCATGTTTGAACGAAGCAGTGCACCTAATGCGTTAGTTAAATTTGCCTGCCCTGCCTCATCTATTAAAAGCAAACCTATATCGCCATTTAGTAGCTCTTTAAAGGTATTATTAAAAGATGCGAAAGTAGAACTAACAACTGGCGTTAGTAAAAATAATCCTTTTATTATTTTACGTCTATCTTTAGCCTCAAGCCCGTTTTTCTCAGCCATTTTTTCATCATTAAATACAACGCTAAGAGCTCGTAAATTTGTTCTAACAGCTTCTTTGCAAGCAAAGATAGTGGCTTTATGTAGATTAAGCGCTTCTTTAAAAAGCTTAATTCTTGCCTTAAAAAGCTTCGTCTTGTGGGGTTTCTCATCAAGATCACGCTCCATCATAAATGGCATACTCTTTTGCATATCTTCATTACTCTGATTAAAACTACCATTTAAAAAGCTATCAAGCTCTTCGCTTCTACCAATTAATTTTTGACGTCTAATAAAGTCATCATTAAGCTTGTTTAGATGGTCTATCTTGGTATTAAGTTCTAAAATTTTCTCTTCAAGCTGAGTTATTTGAGCTTTTAGTTCGTTTAATTTTACTTCATTCTTCTCTTTATTTTCACTATTTTGCTTGCTTGCTTTCAAATTTTGCTCAGCTATTTGGCGATTTATCTCACTAACTTTTTGCGCTTCATTGTTATATTTTTCAAAAGCTTGCGTCTTTAAAATTTGCTGGAAAATAAAAAATGATGGCTTTGGAGGCGTACTCAGATACTCTTGTAAAATTTCATTTTGACCAATAAGCTTTGTTAGCTCGTTAGCTTCCGTAGCCTTTTGCTCTAGCTCATTTTTGCTCAAATCCAGTTCATCTATTAGTGGCCTTAAAAGCTCGTCTATTTGCCTTGCTGAATTATAGTTATCAAGTCTTTTATCAATATTTATAAGCTCACTATTTATACTTTTTAGCTCCTCTTCTTTGATCCTGATCTCACTAAAAAGTAGATTTACTTCATGTAGGGCTTGATTAAATTTCTCCTTTGCCTCGTCGTAATCATCAATTCCTTCGCCGGTAGCCAAGTATTTGCCAAGCCCCATTAAAAAGCCATCTTGTTCTATAAATTCTTTAAATTCTTTTGAAATATCTTCAAACTGACTATGCGTTTTTTCGATCTTTACGCCATTAATCGCATTAAAAACAAAATTTGACTTATTTTGCTTTGAGCCAAGAGGTATGCAAAAAAGCCCCCATGCAGGTTTTGAGATAAAAGATTTTTCTCCAAAATTTATCTTTTCATCGGCCGAGAGAAGCCTTGTAGCTATAAATTTAAAATAATCAATCTCGCCTGCGTAACTACCGATGCTTTTTAGTTGGCTAAGCTCTTTACTTAAAATTTCAACCGCACCGTTATTGCAAGAGCTAACAACCATCTCATAGCCCTGGAGTTCTTTATTTAGAGTGAAATAAAGCACCTTATCGCTACTATCTCGAACTGGAGCAAAGATATCATGTCTACTCATTTGTGCAAGCTTTATCGCCCTAAGCGTAACAACTTCAGCCATTACATCTTTTAAAAGCGTTGTTTTACCAGTGCCTGGAGCACCATTTACGCTATAAATTCCACCACTTTTTTCTTTAAATTTTTTAATGATGTTATTAACGGCAATTTGCTGTGAAAAATTTAGAGCGAAGTCGCTAGCAAAGGCTGATCTTGGATACTCTTCTGCTTTAAGAAAATCTCTAACAAGCCTTTTATTTTGCTCATCTCTTACATCAAGTCTTTCAAATTTATTCTCACTGCCCTCGTCCAAAAACTGATCCGTTAGCTCGTGTGTCCTGCCTGACTCGTAAAATTTTATAAGCAAATTTATATCATCTATAAAAAAGCTATTTAAAAGGCTATCATTTTCTTTAAAATTTGGATTTATGATCTTTATCTCAAGCCTTAAGAAATCATTACAAAATGGTGTTTTAAGTACACTTTTTAGCTCATCGTTTATAAGCTTTATATATTTGCCAAATTCCATTTTTTCTTTATAGATAGATAGCTTGTCTTTTATGCGCTCGCACTCTTTGCTAAAGTCACTTTGATTTATCTCTTTTAGATGATCTAGGCGAGCCATTGCCCAAGGAGCTGTTGGGATGAAAAGGTCATCAGATGAGTTTGGTGTAAAAAACGGAGTTAAATCATCATCTAAATCTACATCTTTTAAAGCAAAATTTTGATCATCTTTACAAAATACCAAATCACCAGCAAGCTTAAATTTATAGCAAAACGCCTTATCAAAGCTCGTTTGTTCAGAGCGTAGTTCCTCTAAAATTTGCTCTTTTTCAAATTTAACATTTGCTAGCTTTGATATCGCAAGAGCAAGCAAGTCAGTCTCAAAAATGCCGCCATAAATTGAAATTTCTATACCATTTTTTAAAAGCGACCTATCAAATACCCTTAAAATTTGTAGAAATTTCTCATCAAAATTTGTAATGTCAAGGTCTATTGATTTTTTAAATTTGGTATTTGTCTTTTTTGGCTCGTCTAAGGTTTTTGGCTCTAAATATTGTGATAATAAAAAGTATTTTAAGGTATTTGCTTTGCTCAAATTTATGCCTTATTTCGTTATTGTTTAGTGATTATAATCCATTTTATATATGATTAAACTAAACTTGTAATCATTGTATAAGTAATTTTTGGCTAATATCGCGGCTATGATAAAGGCAAAAAAGCACTTTGGACAGAATTTTTTACAAGACAAAGCAACACTAGATAAGATCATCCAAGCGATACCCAATGATGTAGCAAACGTCGTTGAGATTGGGCCTGGCTTAGGTGATTTGACATTTAGACTTTTGCAAATTTATAAGACAACCTGTTTTGAGATAGATTGTGAGCTGTTTCAAATTTTAAAGGCCAAATTTGCAAATGAGATCCAAAATGGACAATTAAAACTTTTTTGTAAAGATGCATTAGAGCAGTGGCAGCAAGAGGGCGGACTAAGTAGTGAGAACTACTTTTTGGTCGCAAATTTGCCCTATTATGTTGCTACGAAGATGATCCTAAATGCGATAGATGACGAAAAATGCCTTGGGCTTATTGTGATGATACAAAAAGAGGTTGCTCTTAAATTTAGTGCAAAGAGCAAGGATAAAGAATTTAGCTCTTTATCGATCCTCGCTTCACTTCAAGGTAGGTGTGAGCTTTTGTTCGACGTGGATGCAAAGCTTTTTAATCCACCTCCAAAGGTCACATCCTCAGTCATCAAACTACAAAAAACAAAAAAGATTTTTGGCAAAGACGGGATTTTCAAAGATGCAAAACAGTACGAGGCTTTTAAAGTATTTTTAAGAGCTGCGTTTGCTTCGCCAAGAAAGACGCTTTTGAAAAATTTATCCACAAATTTTGACAAAAATGCGTTAGAAGAAATTTTTGAAAGCCTAGGCTTAGCTCAAAATTTACGTCCACACGAGCTAGATGTCGATTTTTATCTAAAAGTATTTGAAAGATTAAAGGAAGATAATGAACGACAAAAACGAAGAAAAAGTTGTAACTAACCAAAGTAAAAACAACAAAAGACGAAGATTTAGACCAAAAAATAAACCAAAACAAGAAGGCGAAACTACCGAGCAAGCTTCACTAGTAAGCAAAAGTGTGATAGATAACTTTTTTGCAGCAGAGCAGGCCGAAACTGAAACTCACGCCGAGCCAAAGAGCCAAAATCCTCGCCCAAAAAAGCCAAGAAACAATAAAAATCAAAACAAAAATGGCGAAAATAATAAGCCAAAAGATCAAAAACAAGAACCACAAGAAACAAAAACCAAAACGCAAGAACAAAAAGAAAAGCCTAAAAAAGCTAAAAAGCCAAAGAAAAATTTACCTGCAAAACTAAATGGTAATGAACAATGGCAGCAAGATATCGCAAGCGCAATGGTAGCAAACAAGGCCGTTCACGAGCTACGTCTGGAGCCGATGAAGTATCTAAACTCAAGCGAGCATAAAATTCGCATAACTCCACTTGGCGGTCTTGGCGAGATCGGTGGCAATATGACTATCTTTGAAACAGAAACTAGCGCCATCATTGTTGATATTGGTATGAGTTTTCCAAGTGAGAGTATGCATGGCGTGGATATACTCATCCCTGACTTTGACTATGTTAGAAAAATAAAAGATAAGATAAAAGGCGTCATCATCACTCACGCGCACGAGGATCACATCGGCGCGGTACCATATTTTTACAAAGAGTTTAAATTTCCGATTTACGCTACGCCTTTGCCACTTGGTATGATAAACAATAAATTTGAAGAGCACGGCTTAAAGCAGGAGCGCTCGCTTTTCCGCTCTGTTGAAAAAAGAAAGCCATATCTAATAGGCGACTTTGAGGTTGAGTGGATACACATAACTCACTCTATAATCGATGCTTCAGCACTTGCTATCACGACAAAGGCGGGCACCATCATCCATACGGGTGACTTTAAGATCGACCATACGCCGATAGATGGCTATCCGACAGATCTTGGCAGACTTGCATACTACGGCGAAAGAGGTGTATTGTGCCTAATGAGCGATAGCACGAACAGCTACCGAGAAGGATTTACAAAAAGCGAAAGTAGTGTTGGCAAGACCTTTGACGCGATATTCTCAAAGGCCAAAGGACGCGTCATTATGAGCACATTTAGCTCAAACATCCACCGCGTTTATCAGGCGATCGAGTGGGGGCTAAAATACAACCGCAAAGTCTGTGTCATCGGTAGATCAATGGAGAGAAATTTATATACTGCAATGGAGCTTGGCTACATCAAACTTGATAAGAAAATTTTTATCGACGCTAACGAGGTTGGCAAATTTAAAGATAACGAAGTGCTGATCGTTACCACTGGCTCTCAGGGTGAGACTATGAGCGCACTCTACCGAATGGCTACCGATGAGCACAAATACATCAAAATAAAGCCAACCGATCAGATAATAATCAGCTCAAAGGCGATCCCTGGTAATGAAAGCAGCATCTCAACTGTATTAAATTTCCTAATAAAATCAGGTGCAAGTGTCGCTTATCAAGACTTTAGCGAGATCCACGTCAGCGGTCACGCGGCACAAGAAGAGCAAAAGCTGATGCTACGTCTTATAAAACCAAAATTTTTCTTGCCAGTGCATGGCGAATACAATCACATCGCAAAGCATAAAGAGACGGCCATTAGCTGTGGTGTGGATGAGAGAAATATCTATCTAATGAGTGATGGCGATCAAATGGAGATCTGCCAAAAATACTTAAAACGTGTAAAAACGGTAAAAACCGGCAAAGTCTTCATAGACAATCAAATAAATAAACAAATCTCAGACGATGTCGTCATCGATAGACAAAACCTTGCTGAAGCAGGTGTCGTCATGATAATTGCTCAAATTTCACGTCATGGTGCAAAGCTTATAAATAAGCCTCGTGTTATTAGCTACGGACTTGTGGGTAACAAGCAAGATGCGGAGTTTAGCAAAGAGATGCAAGAAATTTTGACGCAGTTTTTAAGCAACGTCAAAGAGGAGCTTTTAAAAGATGGTAGATTGCTTGAGTCACAAGTGCGCCAAGTGATCAGAAAGCATATCTTTAGAAAGGTCAAAAAGTACCCAACTATCGTACCAATTATCTATCTAATGTAAGGGAAATTTATGCAAACAATCAACCAAATCGCAGCCGAAGTTTTAGAGATAGAAGCAAACGAGCTTTTAAGACATGCTAAAAACTTAGAGATAGAAGATGCTGTAAATTTGATATTTAATACAAAAGGCAAGGTCATAGTAACAGGCGTAGGCAAGAGCGGTCACATAGGCGCAAAGATCGCTGCCACGCTTGCAAGCACTGGTACGCCAAGCTTTTTCTTGCATCCAACAGAGGCTATGCACGGCGACCTTGGCATGATAGAAAAGGATGATGTTTTGTTAGCCATTAGCTTTAGTGGCGAGAGCGATGAGCTTATAAAAATTTTACCTCATGTAAAGCGCTTTGGCGTAAAGATCGTCGCAATGGCAAGAAGTAAAACAAGCTCACTTGGTAAATTTAGCGATGCATTTATTAGCATTGACGTAGAAAAAGAGGCGTGCCCACTAAATGCCGCTCCAACAGCATCAACTACGCTAACGTTAGCTCTTGGAGATGCGTTGGCTGTTTGTTTGATGCAAAGGCGAGGCTTTAAAAAAGAGGACTTTGCAAATTTTCATCCAGGTGGTAGCCTTGGCAAGAGGCTATTTTTAAAGGTCAAAGATGTGATGAGAAGCGAAAATTTACCGATAGTTCGCTGGAATGCAAGCCTAAAAAAAGCAATCGATACTATGACACATGGCAAACTTGGCACGGTTCTTATCGTCGATAAAGATGGTGTGTTAGATGCCCTTTTAAGCGACGGCGACCTTAGACGTGCACTTATGCGAGAGGACTTTGACCTAGACGAGCCAGCAATGAAATTTGCAACCTTACATCCAAAAGAGATAAACGACAAGGAAATGTTAGCTGTGGATGCGTTAGCTTTGATAGAAAAATATAAAATTCAGCTTCTTGCCGTTGTGGAAGATGGCGTACCCGTGGGTGTTTTACACATTCATGACCTTGCAAATTTAGGACTATAAAAATGAAAAAAACAAGACTAAATAAATTTATCTCACATAACACAAACTACTCACGCCGTGAGGCAGATGAGCTGATAAAAGCTGGCAAGGTTAGCATAGCAGGACGTGTGGTTAGCGACCTTGCCACAAGCGTGGATGAAGATGATAAAGTGCGTATAAACGGCCGTTTGATAAAGCTAAAAAAGGAATTTACTGTTATCGTCTATCATAAACAAAAGGGTGAACTAGTTAGCAAAAAAGATGACCGCGGACGAAAGACGATCTATGATACGCTAGATAAGAAATTTGCAAAATTTGTTAGCGTAGGACGCTTAGACTATGCAAGCGAGGGACTACTTTTACTAACTGACGCTCCAGCGATCGCCACAGCACTCATGAATAGCGACTTAGAGCGTGAATACTACCTAAAGGTAAAAGGTGAGGTAACAAAAGAGGTTATAGAAGCGATGACAAATGGCTTTTTTGCCAAGGACGCCACCAAAGGCGCTCACGCAAAAACTACTATAAAATCAATGGAATTTAAGCCATTTCTAGCCTATAAAGTCTTTGGCTCAAGCGGAGGCTATACAAAACTAAAGGTCATCATTAACGAGGGGCAAAATAGGGAACTGCGCCGTTTCTTTGGCTACTTTGACCTTGAGGTGATGGATCTAAAAAGGGTTAGCTTTGGACGTGTTAGCCTTGATATGCTAAAGCCTGGCAAATGGCGCTACTTTGAAAACAGCGAATACGAAGACCTAAGAGACTTTTTAAAGGTTAATAACGTTAGATACTAAATTTGGCTTGCTTTCTCTAAAAAAGGAGGCAAGTCAAATATACCTTTAAAACACACACCACAATTACAAAAATTAATAAAATAATATGTAAATTTATTTTACATATTAACCAAAAGATAAATAGATAATTAACAATAATCTAAGTTTTAAAAGGACAAAATATTGTTTAAGAATTTTGTAAAAGATGGAGTAAAAATAAAAAAAATTATCTTTTTGTTTGTAGTTTTGCTATCTGTTGGTTTTTCCAAAGATCTTTTGCGGCTTGGAGCTGAAGCTTATATTAGAGGAGACTATAAAATAGCAGTTGAGCAGTTTGAAAAAAACTTGTGATAGCGGTTATGCCGATAGTTGTGGTGTTTTAGGAATACTATATATGAATGGTCAAGGAGTAAAGCAAGACTATAACAAAGCAGCAGAACTATTTGAAAAAGCCTGCAATGGGGAAAATGCTCAAGGTTGCTATAATTTAGGATTTTTGTATGTAAAAGGACAAGGAGTAAGACAAGATTATCGCATTGCAAAAGAATATTTTGGTGAATCTTGTGATCTGGGGCATCAAAATGGATGTGACACCTATAAAAAACTAAATGAAAAAGGCTTTTAATACCAAAAACAACCTAGCGAGCTCTAACAAATTTAGAGCTACATAAATTTATATCTTATTTTCTGAAAGCAAGATGTTTATATATGGATTTAGTAACGTCTCACCGCGTGCTGCGTAGAGCAAGACCTCTTTAAAGTAGTTATCGTTTATGCCGTAAGTGTGAAACTCATACGCCCCTATGCCGTATCCCATCGGAGTTATATCAACCCTTGAATACCAAGCATCTTGCGCTAGAATATAGCGATTCGTATCTCTTGAATAGACATATAGCTTTATCTTATCTTTGCTATTTTGCGCCATATACCAGATGAAAGAATTTGTGATGTCGTTAAAGAAGTAGATGTCGCCATTTGGCATGATGGCTTGGGCTGTGTCGTTGTTATCAGCGATAAGCGTCCTACTCTCATAACATATAAATTTATTTGGCGTAAGTTGCTCGATCGGCTCTGATTTGCCATTATTTAAAACTAAAATTTTATCGTCGCTTATGTCGGCATTATAGGCAAGTACGGCTAAAACTAGAGCTAACAAACACAAAGAAAAAATTTGCTTTATCAAAATAAAAATCCTCTTAACAAATAATATTTCAGGACATAAAGCGAGCAGATCAGCACGCAAATACCTAGCCAGATCGATGAAAATTTAAGCTTGTGTGAGTAGTTTGTCTTTGTAATGATCTCAACAAGATACGGCATAAGGCCGTAAAATACACCAAGAAACAAACTGCCCCAGATGAGGTAGCCAACATAAAAATAGTCACTTTTTAGCATGCAGTATGGGCATTTATGGTTCGGCTGCTCGTAAACATAAAGGCCAAAAAAGTAGGTAATAGCATAGTAGCTAAGCACCAAAAACAATAAATTTGCCACAAAGCTTGCCATGCTTTGCTTTAAAAAATTTAGCACCAAAATAACAAAAAATAGCACATAAAATACGCTTACTAAGCCAAAATTTGTATAGCCAAATGGTAGCTTTGGAGCTTGAAAAGTGACAGAGCAGCAAAAGACCGGCACTTTTAGTGGAATATTGTAAAAAAACGAAATTTCTATACCAAGCTCAAGTAGTATCATGACAAAAAGGCAGATAAAAATGGCGTATTTTTTCTTTAGATAAGGGAAATTTAGGGCCTGCAAGTCAAGCTTATTTATAACCAGCCAGATACCAAGCCCAAAGATCAGCAAAATTTTAGTGAGCATCAATATGCCACCAAATTTATTTGAGCCGATCACACCAGCTGAACACATAGCACCAGGCACAATATCAGAGAGTTCATTTAGGCAAAGTGCAAAGAATATAAACAATACGATCTTGATACAGACGCAAAAAAGCAAGATGGTATTTACAAGATAGTTTTGTTTTTCAAGCGAGTATTGAAGCGATGTTAGTGCGTTATAGTCCCACGACCTCACGATCCTAACGACGTAAAAGAGCGAAATACTCATCAAAACTAAAAGAACAAACTCCGCTAACAAAAAGGCAATAACGGCGTTTGATAAAAAGACACTCATACTATCTCTCCGTTTTGCAAGCTGACAACCCTATCTGTTGCACTTAGCTCATCAAAAATGCTATCGTGAGTAGCGACAATAACACTCTTTTTTAGAGCTTTAAAAGACTCTAGCAAGCCTAAAAATGCACGTGCATTTTGTCTGTCTAAATTTGCCGTTGGCTCATCGGCCAAGATGATGTTAGCATCCATAGATAAAGCCCTAGCTACCGCGCATCTTTGACGCTCGCCACCACTTAAATT comes from Campylobacter concisus and encodes:
- the hisF gene encoding imidazole glycerol phosphate synthase subunit HisF; the encoded protein is MNHFAKRIIPCLDVKDGRVVKGVNFVGLVDAGDPVEIAKRYNDEGADELCFLDITASHLGRDTIVDVVKKVASKLFIPLTVGGGIRTIDDISRLLNAGCDKVSLNSSAIQDPNLIDEAAKKFGSQCVVVAIDAKKIENGYSIFINGGRIDTKKDAFSWAKEVESRGAGEILLTSMDNDGVKQGFNLELTKIFSTLSIPTIASGGAGKMEHFKEAFEAGADACLAASIFHFGEIEIKKLKEYLKANGIEVRL
- a CDS encoding AAA domain-containing protein is translated as MSKANTLKYFLLSQYLEPKTLDEPKKTNTKFKKSIDLDITNFDEKFLQILRVFDRSLLKNGIEISIYGGIFETDLLALAISKLANVKFEKEQILEELRSEQTSFDKAFCYKFKLAGDLVFCKDDQNFALKDVDLDDDLTPFFTPNSSDDLFIPTAPWAMARLDHLKEINQSDFSKECERIKDKLSIYKEKMEFGKYIKLINDELKSVLKTPFCNDFLRLEIKIINPNFKENDSLLNSFFIDDINLLIKFYESGRTHELTDQFLDEGSENKFERLDVRDEQNKRLVRDFLKAEEYPRSAFASDFALNFSQQIAVNNIIKKFKEKSGGIYSVNGAPGTGKTTLLKDVMAEVVTLRAIKLAQMSRHDIFAPVRDSSDKVLYFTLNKELQGYEMVVSSCNNGAVEILSKELSQLKSIGSYAGEIDYFKFIATRLLSADEKINFGEKSFISKPAWGLFCIPLGSKQNKSNFVFNAINGVKIEKTHSQFEDISKEFKEFIEQDGFLMGLGKYLATGEGIDDYDEAKEKFNQALHEVNLLFSEIRIKEEELKSINSELINIDKRLDNYNSARQIDELLRPLIDELDLSKNELEQKATEANELTKLIGQNEILQEYLSTPPKPSFFIFQQILKTQAFEKYNNEAQKVSEINRQIAEQNLKASKQNSENKEKNEVKLNELKAQITQLEEKILELNTKIDHLNKLNDDFIRRQKLIGRSEELDSFLNGSFNQSNEDMQKSMPFMMERDLDEKPHKTKLFKARIKLFKEALNLHKATIFACKEAVRTNLRALSVVFNDEKMAEKNGLEAKDRRKIIKGLFLLTPVVSSTFASFNNTFKELLNGDIGLLLIDEAGQANLTNALGALLRSNMAVVVGDPLQLEPVVTLPPALNNAILRYCDAKDEFNLLKSSVQLRADKVQNIGTYIKGEGKSIWVGSPLIVHRRCANPMFKISNETTYDDMMILGRSSESKLSDPNIKTEWIDVSSDEWIGNYNKAEGMIVKELLDGKLAKLKDSVKIITPFKDVCKNLKGAGTIHTMQGKEADVVIFVLGGATKGARAWAASTPNLLNVALTRAKEVVYIVGNRENWSNLPYFEVAARKIDKG
- the rsmA gene encoding 16S rRNA (adenine(1518)-N(6)/adenine(1519)-N(6))-dimethyltransferase RsmA, with translation MIKAKKHFGQNFLQDKATLDKIIQAIPNDVANVVEIGPGLGDLTFRLLQIYKTTCFEIDCELFQILKAKFANEIQNGQLKLFCKDALEQWQQEGGLSSENYFLVANLPYYVATKMILNAIDDEKCLGLIVMIQKEVALKFSAKSKDKEFSSLSILASLQGRCELLFDVDAKLFNPPPKVTSSVIKLQKTKKIFGKDGIFKDAKQYEAFKVFLRAAFASPRKTLLKNLSTNFDKNALEEIFESLGLAQNLRPHELDVDFYLKVFERLKEDNERQKRRKSCN
- a CDS encoding ribonuclease J: MNDKNEEKVVTNQSKNNKRRRFRPKNKPKQEGETTEQASLVSKSVIDNFFAAEQAETETHAEPKSQNPRPKKPRNNKNQNKNGENNKPKDQKQEPQETKTKTQEQKEKPKKAKKPKKNLPAKLNGNEQWQQDIASAMVANKAVHELRLEPMKYLNSSEHKIRITPLGGLGEIGGNMTIFETETSAIIVDIGMSFPSESMHGVDILIPDFDYVRKIKDKIKGVIITHAHEDHIGAVPYFYKEFKFPIYATPLPLGMINNKFEEHGLKQERSLFRSVEKRKPYLIGDFEVEWIHITHSIIDASALAITTKAGTIIHTGDFKIDHTPIDGYPTDLGRLAYYGERGVLCLMSDSTNSYREGFTKSESSVGKTFDAIFSKAKGRVIMSTFSSNIHRVYQAIEWGLKYNRKVCVIGRSMERNLYTAMELGYIKLDKKIFIDANEVGKFKDNEVLIVTTGSQGETMSALYRMATDEHKYIKIKPTDQIIISSKAIPGNESSISTVLNFLIKSGASVAYQDFSEIHVSGHAAQEEQKLMLRLIKPKFFLPVHGEYNHIAKHKETAISCGVDERNIYLMSDGDQMEICQKYLKRVKTVKTGKVFIDNQINKQISDDVVIDRQNLAEAGVVMIIAQISRHGAKLINKPRVISYGLVGNKQDAEFSKEMQEILTQFLSNVKEELLKDGRLLESQVRQVIRKHIFRKVKKYPTIVPIIYLM
- a CDS encoding KpsF/GutQ family sugar-phosphate isomerase, producing MQTINQIAAEVLEIEANELLRHAKNLEIEDAVNLIFNTKGKVIVTGVGKSGHIGAKIAATLASTGTPSFFLHPTEAMHGDLGMIEKDDVLLAISFSGESDELIKILPHVKRFGVKIVAMARSKTSSLGKFSDAFISIDVEKEACPLNAAPTASTTLTLALGDALAVCLMQRRGFKKEDFANFHPGGSLGKRLFLKVKDVMRSENLPIVRWNASLKKAIDTMTHGKLGTVLIVDKDGVLDALLSDGDLRRALMREDFDLDEPAMKFATLHPKEINDKEMLAVDALALIEKYKIQLLAVVEDGVPVGVLHIHDLANLGL
- a CDS encoding pseudouridine synthase; protein product: MKKTRLNKFISHNTNYSRREADELIKAGKVSIAGRVVSDLATSVDEDDKVRINGRLIKLKKEFTVIVYHKQKGELVSKKDDRGRKTIYDTLDKKFAKFVSVGRLDYASEGLLLLTDAPAIATALMNSDLEREYYLKVKGEVTKEVIEAMTNGFFAKDATKGAHAKTTIKSMEFKPFLAYKVFGSSGGYTKLKVIINEGQNRELRRFFGYFDLEVMDLKRVSFGRVSLDMLKPGKWRYFENSEYEDLRDFLKVNNVRY
- a CDS encoding tetratricopeptide repeat protein; translated protein: MKKTCDSGYADSCGVLGILYMNGQGVKQDYNKAAELFEKACNGENAQGCYNLGFLYVKGQGVRQDYRIAKEYFGESCDLGHQNGCDTYKKLNEKGF